The proteins below are encoded in one region of Castor canadensis chromosome 6, mCasCan1.hap1v2, whole genome shotgun sequence:
- the Art4 gene encoding ecto-ADP-ribosyltransferase 4, giving the protein MRLQGQRRAFHNSTRCPVISRCKRILLPGTAVGSPAMRAWLLRGQLPLLLLLCGLQTPMGSTEVTIKIDIDLAPDSFDDQYQGCSKQVLEKLNQGDYFTKELEARKNYSRVWQKAHLTWLSQEKDVPKDMTITHAVVLLVYTLNSNVRADFSETMASAARSPQQYKQSFHFKYLHYYLTSAIQLLRKEMIMKNGSLCYEVHHGMKDVHFKANIGATIRFGQFLSTSLLREEAQKFGSQTLFTIFTCLGVPVQNFSLKKEVLIPPYELFEVVNVSYHTKGDWLHLRSAGNMSTYNCQLLKASSKKCIPVPTIIASLSFLASVIISSKSTV; this is encoded by the exons ATGAGGCTGCAAGGGCAAAGGCGAGCTTTTCACAACAGCACACGCTGCCCAGTGATCAGCAGATGCAAGAGGATTCTTCTGCCAGGTACTGCAGTGGGCAGCCCTGCGATGAGGGCCTGGCTCCTGCGAGGGCAGCTGcccctcctgctgctgctgtgtgGCCTGCAGACACCCATGGGGAGCACTGAG gTTACGATTAAAATCGACATTGACCTGGCACCAGATTCCTTTGATGATCAGTACCAAGGCTGTAGCAAACAGGTCCTGGAGAAGCTAAATCAAGGAGATTATTTCACAAAGGAACTGGAAGCCCGTAAGAATTACTCCAGAGTGTGGCAAAAAGCCCACCTAACCTGGCTGAGCCAAGAAAAAGATGTCCCCAAGGACATGACAATTACACATGCTGTGGTCCTCCTGGTTTACACGTTGAATAGCAATGTGCGCGCGGACTTTTCTGAGACCATGGCCAGTGCTGCTAGGTCTCCACAGCAATACAAACAATCATTCCACTTCAAGTATCTCCACTACTACCTGACCTCAGCAATCCAGCTGCTGAGAAAAGAGATGATCATGAAGAATGGCAGTCTGTGTTACGAGGTGCACCACGGGATGAAGGATGTCCACTTTAAAGCCAACATAGGGGCCACCATTCGATTTGGCCAGTTCCTCTCCACCTCCCTCCTAAGAGAAGAGGCACAGAAATTTGGAAGTCAAACGCTATTTACCATATTCACCTGCCTGGGTGTACCTGTACAAAACTTCTCCCTCAAGAAGGAAGTCTTGATCCCTCCCTATGAACTGTTTGAAGTCGTAAACGTGAGCTACCACACAAAGGGAGATTGGTTACACTTGCGGTCAGCTGGGAACATGAGCACATATAACTGCCAGCTGCTGAAAG